The genome window ATGAGGTAGCTCAGTTTATGAACATTGAAAAATTCTCTACTATTCTTCAAGCAGAAGAAATGATTCAAGCAATTGAAAATGAACCAAATGCTTGCAGATACACCATTTTCACAACTGATGATTCTTTAAATGCGATTGGCTCGCTTGGGATTAATGATATTAACAAAACGAACCAGACAATCGAAATTGGCTATGAACTAGCAAAAAGTCATTGGCGCCAAGGTTTTATGTTTGAAATTTTGACAACATTTTTAACCACTGTAAAGCCCTATCTTCCCTATAAAGTGCTTACAGCAAAAGTTCTACCAGATAATGTGGCTTCAATCAAACTACTGAAAAAGCTTGGTTTTGAGCTTACGACAACTGGGCAAGAACTAGATTTACATTCTGGTAGAATTTGTGAAATCAGTAATTATCGAATGCTACTGAAATAGGACAAATATTACATTTTTGAAAGATATCATCTTTTTTGTATTTTTTTTCGAGTAATTTCTGTATAATAACATCAAAGTTTAAAAATTAAAGAAACCGTAAATCGGGCGTAACATTCTTTAGTGCAGCAAATGATACAATAAAACTTAGAAAAGTGACTATAAGGAGAATTAATATATGAGTAAAGGCACTGATGATAGCCGAAGAAGCAGCAAGAAATACAAACGCA of Listeria monocytogenes contains these proteins:
- a CDS encoding GNAT family N-acetyltransferase, encoding MSTNVFIQLPDTILTKRTTLKKTSIADATTLFDIWSDDEVAQFMNIEKFSTILQAEEMIQAIENEPNACRYTIFTTDDSLNAIGSLGINDINKTNQTIEIGYELAKSHWRQGFMFEILTTFLTTVKPYLPYKVLTAKVLPDNVASIKLLKKLGFELTTTGQELDLHSGRICEISNYRMLLK